One genomic region from Bubalus bubalis isolate 160015118507 breed Murrah chromosome 12, NDDB_SH_1, whole genome shotgun sequence encodes:
- the MOGS gene encoding mannosyl-oligosaccharide glucosidase has product MARGERRRRGAPADGARTAERAARGGPVRRDGRGGRARGAAGGAALALVVLSLALGLSGRWLLAWYRSRRAVMLHSAPPALPPDSSSPTVAPDLFWGTYRPHVYFGMKTRSPQPLLTGLMWAQQGTTPGTPKLRHTCEQGDGVGPYGWEFHDGVSFGRQHIQDGALRLTTEFVKRPGGQHGGDWSWRVTIEPQASGTSALPLVSLFFYVVTDGKEVLVPEVGAKGQLKFISGHTSELGDFRFTLLAPTSPGDTTPKYGSYNVFWSSNPGLPLLTEMVKSRLNNWFQHRPPGASPERYLGLPGSLKWDDRGPSGQGQGQGQFLIQQVTLKVPFSVELVFESGSARTGGSQALEQLAGNLLTHALESHAEAFRERFEKTFRLKEKGLNPEEQALGQGALSGLLGGIGYFYGQGLVLPDMEVEGSEQKVDPVLFPPVPLFTAVPSRSFFPRGFLWDEGFHQLVIQRWDPQLTREAIGHWLGLLNADGWIGREQVLGDEARARVPSEFLVQRTAHANPPTLLLPVAHMLDGGDPADLAFLRRAFPRLRAWFSWLHHSQAGPVPLSYRWRGRDPALPTLLNPKTLPSGLDDYPRASHPSASERHLDLRCWVALGSRVLMRLAEQLGETEAAAELGPLAASLGAEESLDELHWAPELGVFADFGNHTKAVQLKPRPPQGLMRVVGRPHPHLQYVDALGYVSLFPFLLRLLDPNSPRLGPMLDVLADRRQLWSPFGLRSLAASSPFYSQRNSEHDPPYWRGAVWLNVNYLALGALHYYGHLEGPHQARAARLHGELRANLVGNVRRQYQATGFLWEQYSDQDGRGMGCRPFQGWTSLVLLAMAEDY; this is encoded by the exons ATGGCTCGGGGCGAGCGGCGGCGCCGCGGAGCGCCGGCGGACGGAGCGCGGACGGCAGAGAGGGCGGCTCGGGGAGGGCCCGTACGGCGGGATGGCCGGGGCGGCAGGGCCCGGGGCGCGGCTGGGGGCGCGGCTCTGGCCTTAGTGGTCCTGTCTCTGGCCCTGGGCCTGTCCGGCCGCTGGCTTCTGGCGTGGTACCGTTCGCGGCGGGCTGTCATGCTGCACTCCGCGCCGCCGGCGCTGCCTCCCGACTCTTCCAGCCCTACAGTGGCTCCGGACCTCTTCTGGGGCACCTACCGCCCTCACGTCTACTTCGGCATGAAGACCCGAAGCCCGCAGCCTCTCCTCACCG GACTGATGTGGGCGCAGCAAGGCACCACCCCAGGGACCCCTAAGCTCAGGCACACGTGTGAGCAGGGGGACGGCGTGGGTCCCTATGGCTGGGAGTTCCACGACGGTGTCTCCTTCGGGCGGCAACACATCCAGGATGGGGCCTTAAGGCTCACCACTGAGTTCGTCAAGAGGCCTGGGGGTCAGCACGGAGGGGACTGGAGCTGGAGAGTGACTATAGAGCCTCAG GCCTCAGGTACTTCTGCCCTCCCTTTGGTGTCCCTGTTCTTCTATGTGGTAACAGATGGCAAAGAAGTCCTTGTGCCAGAGGTTGGGGCTAAGGGGCAGTTGAAGTTCATCAGTGGGCACACCAGTGAACTTGGTGACTTCCGCTTTACACTTCTGGCACCAACCAGTCCAGGAGATACCACCCCCAAGTATGGCAG CTACAATGTCTTCTGGTCCTCCAATCCAGGACTTCCCTTGCTGACAGAGATGGTGAAGAGTCGCCTAAATAACTGGTTTCAGCATCGGCCCCCGGGGGCTTCCCCTGAACGCTACCTCGGCTTGCCAGGATCTCTGAAGTGGGATGACAGAGGCCCAAGTGGGCAAGGACAGGGACAAGGGCAATTTTTGATACAACAGGTGACACTGAAAGTCCCCTTTTCTGTGGAGTTGGTGTTTGAATCAGGCAGCGCCCGGACAGGAGGCAGCCAAGCCCTAGAGCAGCTGGCAGGCAACCTGCTGACCCACGCCCTAGAAAGCCATGCTGAAGCCTTTAGAGAGCGCTTTGAGAAGACTTTCCGGCTAAAGGAGAAGGGCCTGAACCCTGAGGAGCAGGCTTTGGGTCAGGGTGCCCTCAGTGGCCTTCTTGGTGGGATTGGCTACTTCTATGGACAGGGTCTAGTGTTGCCAGACATGGAGGTTGAAGGGTCTGAGCAGAAGGTGGACCCAGTCCTCTTTCCACCTGTCCCTCTTTTCACAGCAGTGCCCTCTCGGTCATTCTTCCCAAGAGGCTTCCTTTGGGATGAGGGCTTTCACCAGCTGGTGATCCAACGGTGGGATCCCCAGCTCACCCGGGAAGCTATAGGCCACTGGCTGGGGCTGCTTAATGCCGACGGCTGGATTGGGCGGGAACAGGTGCTGGGGGATGAGGCCCGAGCCCGGGTGCCCTCAGAGTTCCTGGTGCAAAGGACAGCCCATGCCAACCCTCCAACTCTGCTTTTGCCTGTAGCCCACATGCTAGATGGTGGTGACCCTGCCGACTTGGCCTTCCTCCGCAGGGCCTTCCCTCGCCTGCGTGCCTGGTTCTCCTGGCTTCATCACAGCCAGGCAGGGCCAGTGCCACTATCTTACCGCTGGCGCGGCAGGGACCCAGCCTTGCCAACCCTACTAAACCCGAAGACGCTGCCTTCGGGGCTGGATGACTATCCCCGGGCTTCACACCCCTCAGCCAGTGAGCGGCACCTGGATCTGCGGTGCTGGGTGGCCCTAGGTTCCCGTGTGCTGATGCGGCTAGCAGAGCAGTTGGGAGAGACTGAGGCAGCTGCAGAGCTGGGCCCACTGGCTGCCTCCCTGGGAGCAGAAGAGAGCCTGGATGAGCTGCATTGGGCCCCAGAGCTAGGAGTCTTTGCAGACTTTGGGAACCATACAAAAGCAGTGCAGCTGAAGCCTCGGCCCCCTCAGGGGCTGATGCGGGTGGTGGGCCGGCCCCACCCTCACTTACAGTATGTGGATGCCTTGGGCTACGTCAGTCTTTTCCCCTTTCTGCTGCGGCTGCTGGACCCCAATTCACCTCGCCTTGGACCCATGCTGGATGTTCTAGCTGATCGGCGTCAACTCTGGAGCCCCTTTGGTTTGCGCTCTCTCGCAGCATCCAGCCCCTTTTACAGCCAGCGCAATTCAGAGCATGATCCTCCCTACTGGCGAGGTGCTGTGTGGCTCAATGTGAACTACCTGGCACTGGGGGCTCTGCACTACTATGGGCACCTGGAGGGCCCCCACCAGGCCCGTGCTGCCAGGCTCCACGGAGAGCTCCGTGCCAATCTGGTGGGCAATGTGAGACGGCAGTACCAGGCCACAGGCTTCCTGTGGGAGCAGTACAGTGACCAGGATGGGCGAGGCATGGGCTGCCGCCCTTTCCAGGGCTGGACCAGCCTTGTCCTACTGGCCATGGCTGAAGACTACTGA
- the INO80B gene encoding INO80 complex subunit B → MSECVSTIYSPLSLQGLMSKLWRRGSTSGAMEAPEPGEALELSLAGAHGHGVHKKKHKKHKKKHKKKHYQEEEAGPTQQSPAKPQLKLKIKLGGQVLGTKSVPTFTVIPEGPRSPSPLMVVDNEEEPVEGVPLEQYRAWLDEDSNLSPSPLRDLSGGLGGQEEEEEQRWLDALEKGELDDNGDLKKEINERLLTARQRALLQKARSQPSPMLSLPVAGGCPAPALTEEMLLKREERARKRRLQAARRAEEHKNQTIERLTKTAAPSGRGGRGASRGERRGGRAVAPAPMVRYSSGAQGSTLSFPPGVPAPAPVSQRPSPSGPPPRCSVPGCPHPRRYACSRTGQALCSLQCYRINLQMRLGGPEGPGSPLLAT, encoded by the exons ATGTCTGAATGTGTTTCGACTATTTACAGCCCCCTTTCCTTGCAGGGCCTCATGAGTAAGCTGTGGCGGCGCGGGAGCACCTCTGGGGCTATGGAGGCCCCTGAGCCTG GGGAAGCCCTGGAGTTGAGTCTAGCGGGTGCCCACGGCCACGGAGTGCACAAGAAAAAGCACAAGAAACACaagaagaaacacaagaaaaaacaCTACCAGGAAGAGGAGGCTGGGCCAACGCAGCAGTCTCCTGCCAAGCCCCAGCTCAAACTCAAAATCAAGTTGGGCGGGCAGGTCTTGGGCACCAAGAG TGTTCCTACCTTCACTGTGATTCCTGAAGGTCCTCGCTCACCCTCTCCCCTTATGGTTGTGGACAATGAAGAGGAACCTGTGGAAGGAGTTCCCCTTGAGCAGTACCGTGCCTGGCTGG ATGAAGACAGTAAtctgtccccctccccactgcGGGACCTGTCGGGGGGGTTAGGAGgtcaggaggaagaggaagaacagAGGTGGCtggatgccttggagaagggggAGCTGGATGACAATGGAGATCTCAAGAAGGAGATCAATGAACGGCTGCTCACCGCTCGGCAG CGAGCTCTGCTGCAGAAGGCTCGAAGTCAGCCTTCCCCGATGCTGTCACTACCTGTGGCTGGGGGCTGCCCGGCCCCCGCTCTCACCGAAGAAATGCTGCTGAAGCGTGAGGAGCGGGCACGGAAGAGGCGGCTGCAGGCAGCTCGGCGGGCCGAGGAGCACAAGAACCAGACTATCGAGCGCCTCACCAAGACTGCGGCGCCCAGTGGGCGGGGAGGCCGAGGGGCCTCCCGCGGCGAGCGGCGGGGAGGGCGGGCGGTGGCCCCAGCCCCCATGGTGCGCTACAGCAGCGGGGCACAgggttccaccctctccttcccgccTGGCGTCCCTGCCCCCGCGCCTGTGTCTCAGCGGCCATCCCCATCTGGCCCGCCTCCTCGATGCTCTGTCCCCGGCTGTCCCCATCCGCGCCGCTATGCCTGCTCGCGCACGGGCCAGGCACTCTGCAGCCTTCAGTGCTATCGCATCAATTTGCAGATGCGGCTAGGTGGGCCTGAGGGCCCCGGATCCCCACTTCTAGCTACttaa
- the WBP1 gene encoding WW domain-binding protein 1: MGRTFPTLCLSSSCCLGEWQRCCCRLVAGRSLRSFLLAHLSESDADWWDGTTWVLVGRALAGWKVRSQSDGGGSEDGPGRDHGGGGRGGRGGAAGGRGDCGLQGAVGEGMARATGGNGSEEAWGALRVRQQQLRELCPGVNNQPYLCESGHCCGETGCCTYYYELWWFWLLWTVLILFSCCCAFRHRRAKLRLQQQQRQREINLLAYHGACHGAGPVPTGSLLDLRLLSAFKPPAYEDVVHRPGTPPPPYTAATGCPSTASSQCTCCSSASSCPAHHEGTNVEDVSSHQSAPPHQEGELGAGVSPAPTPPSCRYRRLTGDSGIELCPCPDSSEGEPVKEARVSATSQEVEDQSPCARPLNPAPQVSPVGLASSEGDIP; this comes from the exons ATGGGTCGAACCTTCCCCACTCTTTGTCTGTCAAGCTCCTGTTGTCTGGGAGAGTGGCAGAGGTGCTGCTGTAGATTGGTCGCAGGGAGAAGCCTGAGATCTTTCCTATTGGCCCATCTGTCCGAGAGTGATGCGGATTGGTGGGACGGAACAACCTGGGTGCTAGTTGGCAGAGCTCTCGCTGGATGGAAGGTCCGGTCGCAGAGTGATGGTGGCGGCAGCGAAGATGGGCCGGGCAGGGACCATGGCGGTGGAGGCAGAGGTGGCAGGGGCGGGGCAGCTGGCGGTAGAGGAGACTGTGGTCTTCAGGGAGCTGTAGGTGAAGGAATGGCTCGGGCTACCGGCGGGAACGGCAGCGAGGAGGCCTGGGGGGCACTTCGGGTGCGGCAACAGCAG CTTCGAGAGCTGTGCCCAGGAGTGAACAACCAGCCCTACCTCTGTGAGAGTGGTCACTGCTGTGGGGAGACTGGCTGCTGCACGTACTACTATGAGCTCTGGT GGTTCTGGCTGCTCTGGACTGTCCTCATTCTCTTTAGCTGCTGTTGCGCCTTCCGCCATCGACGAGCTAAACTccggctgcagcagcagcagcggcagcgtgAGATCAACTTGTTGGCCTACCATGGGGCATGCCATGGGGCTGGCCCTGTCCCTACTGGCTCACTGCTTGACCTTC GCCTCCTCAGCGCCTTCAAACCCCCAGCCTATGAGGATGTGGTTCACCGCCCAGGCACACCGCCGCCTCCTTACACTGCAGCCACTGGCTGCCCCTCGACTGCTTCCAGCCAGTGCACCTGCTGCTCCTCCGCTTCCAGCTGTCCTGCCCACCACGAGGGAACAAACGTGGAAGACGTTTCCTCCCACCAGAGTGCCCCTCCTCATCAGGAGGGTGAGCTTGGGGCAGGAGTGAGCCCTGCCCCCACACCCCCCTCCTGCCGCTATCGCCGCCTGACTGGTGACTCAGGTATTGAGCTCTGCCCTTGTCCTGACTCCAGCGAGGGTGAGCCAGTCAAGGAGGCTAGGGTTAGTGCCACCTCACAAGAGGTGGAGGACCAGTCCCCTTGTGCACGGCCCCTAAATCCTGCACCCCAAGTCTCTCCTGTGGGTCTGGCTTCGAGTGAAGGGGACATCCCATAA